AAGGTAACAgatataagataataaaatagatCCCACAGAAGCCAGATGCCTGTACTGCCTTCCCACTGAGGAGTTCTGCCGAACACCTTGCCTGGGCAtttgtgcgtgcgtgtgtgtgtgcgtgtgtgtgtgtgtacgcaagACATCACAATGtgttgtctgctttttttttctcctatttcaatTGGCAGCTCTGTTTCCTAAAGTGGAATGAACTGAAGATACAAATACTAAGAGGATAAATACCCATAATCTGAAAAAAGAGAGCAATCATGTTAAATGTCACCATCCTACCATCCCCAAAtcagtaaaatatacattatcACCTACTCTTGGCATCTCACTTTCAACACTTaaacttaaaatacttttatttaatcGGATAActtatattatagttttatttcaaaaaacacaacaaaaactcTACAGCGGATTGCAGAGTCAGGCTTCCCCAATGACCACCGATTTTAATCCCATGAGGTAAGGACCTCAGGAATGGTGTTCGCCCACCAGTGAGCTGGGGCAAAAAGAGCAGGCTGTCCTGAAACCCAGGAAAATGGCCATCTAGCTGAGGCAGGACACTTTGCAGCTTTCCCTCCTGTGCCCAGACCCCTGACCCACACTAACTCTCATCTCCCACCTGAGCTAAGCCAATAAGGCAATTAAATGAAGGCCCCAAACATGAagcaggagaaaaggagagggacagaggtcaGATGACCCCAGTTAGAAGGATGTTGAGGGTGTtcagaatttcaaattttaattaaaatgaaaaaaaaagtcaacttggAATGTCATGATTTTCTTCAAACAAGCAATGACAACAAAATAGAAGAGATTATACTACTGGCATATTTAACAGCATTGAACAGAATTCTGTGTCCTGTAAAAAATTAGCTTATGTCCCCGTGTGGGTATATGCAAATGTGTATACAAACACATCCCCCTAGGTGAGCTAAACCCTACTTTGGAAATAGTACTCTCTACCCAAATCTACTTAGCTATATCTGTGGATAGTGTATGGTGCATGTATTCCTCCAATTTACATAAAGGTAAGCTCCTGGCCAAATCTACCAAAGAGTTTTCCAGGAGGAAGTCTTGTGGGAGATAGAGAGAGGAAAGACATTCATCTCAGTCTTTCACCTGAGCTTTTGTACAAGGCAGGCAAATTGCCTCCTAACCTCAGGCAGATGTTTAAGTCTTCATCAACTAAGAAAGTTCTGTTATTCTGGTCTGGCTGCTTACCCCAGACTCAGAAACATCTGGTCAACCCAAGCGGCACTGGGCTGGGGGAACTGTGTGTGCTGTATCTTCTCAGACCCTCTCCTGcagtctctttcttccctccctcactcTTATGtgcagacacagacagacacagtCTGGTTGGGACATGCAGTAGCATCTCCTCAGTGTATAAGATCTTCTGTGTACCTTGAGTCTATCTGCTTGCTGCCCTGGACTGCTCCTAAAATGGTTCACCTCTTAGCAACTTCCTTGTCTGTGTCTTTTATGTCCTGGGTGGAGAAGGGCCAAGAGAAAAGGATCTTGGAGATGGTGaggtggggaagaagagagaggggtaTGTGTTACAATGCCCAAATGGGATAGTTTTtcgatttttgttttcctaaaaaaatagattatattatCACGAAGAAGAGGAGTGTACATTCCTCATTCTTCCTGGCATGGCACCAAAAATTCCCACGTGGAAATGGGTGATGTCAAGGCCAAAAAGAACGGGTAGGGTGGGGCCAGGAGGATGGTTCCAAATAAACTCCATATGACAGCATAGACTTTTCCTTAAGTGTTCGAAGTGCTAAATTTGCAAGAAAACAGGCACTAATGTCATTGTCATCATCTGGGAAGAGTTAGTGTCCGAGGGAAGCTCAGCgagaagggagggaggtgaggtGGGGCAGGGTCTGGTGCTCAGGGGTCTGTGGCATTGATGATGCTTTTGTCTGGGGGCGCCCATCCTCGGTACCAGCTGCAGTAGCCACCCTTCTGCCGGATGCAGGCATAATGTTTGGACTGGTAGCCAGGGTAGCCAAAATTGGAGAGCATGTCGGTCCAGAGGCACTCGTTCTTGGAGGTCACAAAGCAAGGCAGGTAGTAGCAGGATTTGATCTGCAATTAAATAACAGCCAATGGTTGGTGGGCTCTGCCATGGTGGACCCAAGTCTAGATTCACACCAGTGTAGGTGGAGCCTAGGCACATCACTCCCTTAGTAAAATAGAGTAACATTCACTAACACTTACTAAGCACCATTGTATACCAGATATTCTGCTCAGTGCTTCTATGTTATTCTCTTTAGTTCTCATAacagatttatttcctttatagatgagaaaatagaggctcagaggggttaagtaaCCTGCTCCAGGTTTCACAGCCAGAGAGTGGTGGAATTAAACATTTGAGAGAACTTTTCCTTCTCAAATGGCAACAGGCAAGGATGTGTGATCTCAGCTGTTGTGGGAATTGAGGAAGTAAGATTAAAGTATAAAGTATGGGCATCCAGCTGCCCTAGGAGAGAAATCGGACTCAGTGAGCTGTGTGACCTAGGGCTAATTAACTTAagctttctgagcctctgttttctcatctgcaaaatgagcaGAGTGGTAATTAAAACCGTACAGAGTTGTTATGAGAATTAGTGAGAGAATTGTGTCGCTCACTCCCACAGCAGGAAAGCTGTGTGCCATGGCGCTGTGCTTGAGTCAAGGAGTTGGGCCTGATTAAAGAGTGACCTTCTGCAGCATGTGGTATCAGCAGTCCTGAGCCAGCTCGCTCACCTGCGGCAGGGGCCACCAATGAAGCAGCTGCCCTGGTAAGCCCACTTGGGACTGCTTGACAAGACCTGAGCGTAAGGATCTTATACCTGCCACAACCTTGAACTACAGGAGGGGCCAGGGGTGCTGAAGAGTCCTTGTGCCCCAGCAGCTGCCAAGTGGGCAGCATGGAGACACCAGATTCCAGCAGAGAGGCATTCTTCCCCTGCCTTCCTCATTGCTCAGCCTGGGAGCAACATTCCTTACCACCCTTGTGCAGACCTGCCCTTCTGCCCTGGCCTGACATGTATGTCCTCGAGGACATATGGCCATGTATACAAGGGCTCGGTGCCCAGTACTGCAGGAACTGGCGTTTCTGGGGCTGTGAGCCAGCACTACCCCTGCCTGCCGTCTCCAGGGCTTACCTTGCAGTTACAGCCCAGGTGATACCTGTAGTTGAGCCCCTTGCGCTGGGAGAGGGTGAGCTGGTCCCACCTCTCCACAAAGTTGCATAGTCCTGTGTACATCTTACCATCATAGACGCGGCCTAGAGGA
The Canis lupus dingo isolate Sandy chromosome 10, ASM325472v2, whole genome shotgun sequence genome window above contains:
- the TIMP3 gene encoding metalloproteinase inhibitor 3; amino-acid sequence: MTPWLGLVVLLGSWSLGHWGAEACTCSPSHPQDAFCNSDIVIRAKVVGKKLVKEGPFGTLVYTIKQMKMYRGFTKMPHVQYIHTEASESLCGLKLEVNKYQYLLTGRVYDGKMYTGLCNFVERWDQLTLSQRKGLNYRYHLGCNCKIKSCYYLPCFVTSKNECLWTDMLSNFGYPGYQSKHYACIRQKGGYCSWYRGWAPPDKSIINATDP